In Mustelus asterias chromosome 20, sMusAst1.hap1.1, whole genome shotgun sequence, a single genomic region encodes these proteins:
- the LOC144508431 gene encoding uncharacterized protein LOC144508431: MAAASHSLGGGRPAPVPVARIAPANRYTGFKDQIQQVLGWKKGIKQQTSAAESRSEQGTHFVLGKGAGSEQGTHLVLGKGNGLEQGTHSVLGKGIGSEQGTHSVLGKGAGSEQSIQPSLDKVPTSDMNSQPVAIGDSKLEQKVQAISWNSELEPTNHQTVDSGSEQVTPGFDWSNRSKQGTQSVLGEGAVLQQGTQSVLGEGAGLDQGAQPFVSCNLGSERMIQFVVGNPITEKYILLKCMGEGGGSEQGVQPVLSEGKRSEQGVQPVLSEGKRSEQGVQLVLSEGKRSEQGVQPVLSEGKRSEQGVQLVLSEGRGSKQGVQPVLSEGRGFEQGVQPVLGEGRGSEPGVQPVLSEGRGSEQGSVLSEGRGSEQGVQPVLSEGRGFEQGVQSILGEGKGSEPGVQPVLGEGRGSKQGSVLSEGRGSEQGIQPVLSEGRGFEQGVQSILGEGKGSEPGVQAVLGEGRGSEQGVQPVLSEGREFEQGVRMNLGSNPRIPNVDVKLGSDEKPQATTDSQYTQSTVDRGAQSKQRTKPVVLRNVRPTQHIQSFLSWEKRSEHCIHLPLDVNRISKQRKQPLKCHGMVGLEPWVQPAPNENAGLERQIFISLTRNLSYISGLYDSVRLADGFGPPEQHSSPDGSHLGPGKKDLPPQPIVRKRAKSCPGSPTERRVRNNSIKSNRVRFADSLGLELTEVRSFNSTDEPNVPDYVFNSLINREPIARLIWVQSFKREFTNPKEGVNFDERVIRQKVCLEAVTDTELVLSGTILVLNLAYHKEVIVRYTCSDWDVFTDVPALFESSIEGKTDRFTFTLNLSVHVLKPGSCVQFAIKYTVNGIDFWDNNDSNNYRMTYQPFQITVPISDDSLVNSN, translated from the coding sequence ATGGCAGCagcttcccacagtctgggcgGCGGACGCCCGGCACCAGTGCCAGTGGCTCGGATAGCCCCGGCTAATCGCTACACAGGCTTCAAAGACCAGATCCAGCAGGTCCTGGGCTGGAAGAAAGGGATAAAACAAcagacatcagcagcagaatcaCGGTCAGAGCAGGGCACCCACTTTGTCCTGGGGAAGGGTGCTGGGTCAGAGCAGGGCACCCACCTTGTCCTGGGGAAGGGTAATGGGTTAGAGCAGGGCACCCACTCTGTCCTGGGGAAGGGTATTGGGTCAGAGCAGGGCACCCACTCTGTCCTAGGGAAGGGTGCTGGGTCAGAGCAGAGTATTCAACCTTCCCTGGATAAGGTTCCAACATCAGACATGAACAGCCAGCCAGTAGCCATTGGTGATTCAAAACTTGAACAAAAAGTCCAAGCAATAAGTTGGAATTCTGAATTGGAACCAACCAACCATCAAACCGTGGATTCAGGATCAGAACAGGTAACTCCAGGCTTTGACTGGAGCAACAGATCAAAGCAGGGCACCCAGTCTGTACTGGGAGAGGGTGCTGTATTGCAACAGGGCACCCAGTCTGTACTGGGAGAGGGTGCTGGGCTAGATCAGGGTGCCCAGCCTTTTGTTAGTTGCAATTTAGGATCAGAAAGAATGATTCAGTTTGTTGTTGGAAATCCAATTACAGAAAAATACATTCTTCTGAAATgtatgggtgaggggggagggtccgAGCAGGGGGTCCAGCCTGTCCTGAGTGAGGGGAAGAGGTCCGAGCAGGGGGTTCAGCCTGTTCTGAGTGAGGGGAAGAGGTCCGAGCAGGGGGTCCAGCTTGTCCTGAGTGAGGGGAAGAGGTCCGAGCAGGGGGTTCAGCCTGTTCTGAGTGAGGGGAAGAGGTCCGAGCAGGGGGTCCAGCTTGTCCTGAGTGAGGGAAGGGGGTCCAAGCAGGGGGTTCAGCCTGttctgagtgaggggagagggtttgAGCAGGGGGTCCAGCCTGTCctgggtgagggaagggggtcTGAGCCGGGGGTCCAGCCTGTCCTGAGTGAGGGAAGGGGGTCTGAGCAGGGGTCTGTCCTGAGTGAGGGAAGGGGGTCTGAGCAGGGGGTTCAGCCTGttctgagtgaggggagagggtttgAGCAGGGGGTCCAGTCTATCCTGGGTGAGGGGAAAGGGTCTGAGCCGGGGGTCCAGCCTGTCctgggtgagggaagggggtccAAGCAGGGGTCTGTCCTGAGTGAGGGAAGGGGGTCTGAGCAGGGGATTCAGCCTGttctgagtgaggggagagggtttgAGCAGGGGGTCCAGTCTATCCTGGGTGAGGGGAAAGGCTCCGAGCCGGGGGTCCAGGCTGTCctgggtgagggaagggggtccGAGCAGGGGGTCCAGCCTGtcctgagtgaggggagagagtttgAGCAGGGAGTCAGAATGAATCTGGGATCCAATCCAAGGATTCCGAATGTGGATGTGAAGTTGGGATCAGATGAAAAGCCACAAGCAACTACAGATTCTCAATATACACAGTCAACTGTAGACCGAGGCGCACAGTCAAAGCAGCGAACCAAACCTGTTGTACTTCGCAATGTGAGGCCAACACAGCACATACAATCGTTTCTGTCCTGGGAGAAGAGGTCAGAGCACTGCATTCATCTCCCTTTGGATGTGAATAGGATCAGCAAACAGCGCAAACAACCTCTCAAGTGCCATGGTATGGTCGGATTGGAGCCTTGGGTGCAGCCTGCACCCAATGAGAACGCAGGTCTGGAGCGACAAATCTTCATTAGTCTCACTCGAAACCTGAGCTACATTTCAGGTCTGTACGATAGTGTCCGCCTGGCTGATGGATTCGGCCCACCTGAGCAGCACAGTTCACCAGATGGATCGCACCTTGGTCCAGGTAAGAAGGACTTGCCACCACAGCCAATTGTGCGGAAGAGGGCAAAATCCTGCCCAGGTTCCCCAACAGAAAGACGGGTGCGTAACAATAGCATAAAAAGTAACAGAGTGAGATTTGCTGATTCACTTGGCTTAGAGTTAACTGAAGTTCGAAGCTTTAACTCAACAGATGAGCCAAATGTGCCTGATTACGTATTCAACAGCCTTATTAACCGGGAACCTATTGCACGGCTGATTTGGGTGCAGAGTTTTAAAAGGGAATTTACCAATCCCAAGGAAGGTGTAAATTTTGATGAGCGCGTGATCAGGCAAAAGGTGTGCCTGGAGGCAGTGACAGACACAGAATTGGTTCTTAGTGGTACCATCCTGGTTCTAAACCTGGCATATCATAAGGAGGTGATAGTCCGTTACACCTGCAGTGATTGGGATGTTTTCACTGATGTTCCAGCCTTATTTGAAAGCAGCATTGAAGGCAAAACTGACCGCTTCACCTTCACTTTGAACTTATCAGTTCATGTTCTGAAGCCAGGCTCCTGTGTCCAGTTTGCTATTAAGTACACAGTCAATGGAATAGACTTCTGGGACAACAATGACAGTAACAATTATAGGATGACTTACCAGCCTTTTCAGATCACAGTCCCCATCAGTGATGACAGCTTGGTTAATTCCAACTGA